The region CGAGGGTGGGCTTGGCGGTGGTGAGCGAGGGCGAGACCTCGAGCATGTGCGCGCCGAGGATGAGCTCGTCGCCAGGGGTCATGTCGTAGGTGTAGTCCTCCATGAGGCTCGCGCCACCGGGCAGACCCGCCCCCATGACGTTGGCGACGCGCACGAGGATCGCCGTCTTCCAGTCGCCCTCGGCGCCGAAGCCGTACCCCTCGGCCATCAGCCGCTGCACGGCGAGACCAGGCAGCTGCTTCAGCTCGCCGAGGTCCTCGAACGACGTGGTGAAGGCGCCGAAGCCGCCCTCCTCGAGGAACGAGCGCAGGCCGATCTCGATCGCTGCGCCGTCGCGCAGCGACTGGTGACGCTCGCCGCCTGCGCGCAGCTCGGAGGCGACCTCGTACAGCTCCTCGTACTCGGCGACGAGGGCGTCGATCTCCTGCTCGGACGCGGCGGCCACGGCATCCGCCAGATCGTTCACGCCCCACGTGTTGACCTGAACGCCGAAGCGCAGCTCGGCCTCGGTCTTGTCGCCCTCGGTCACCGCGACGAAGCGCATGTTGTCGCCGAAGCGCGCGAGCTTGAGAGAGCGGGCGGCGGCGAGGCCGGCGGCGGCGCGCTGCCAGGTGCCGAGCTCCTGACGCACCCGCGGGTCGGAGGCGTGCCCGACGACGGTCTTGCGCGGCACGCCCAGCCGGGTCTGGATGTACCCGAACTCGCGGTCGCCGTGCGCCGCCTGGTTGAGATTCATGAAGTCGAAGTCGATGTCGGCCCAGGGCAGCTCGACGTTCGCCTGCGTGTGCAGGTGGGCGAGAGGCTTCTGCAGGGCATCCAGGCCGGCGATCCACATCTTCGCGGGACTGAACGTGTGCATCCACGCGACAAGGCCGATGACGTTGTCGGCGGCGTTGGCCTCGAGCGCGATGCGCTTGATGGCGACCGAGTCGGTGAGCACCGGCTTCCAGACGATCCGCACCGGGGTCTCATCGGCCTCGTCGAGCAGGTGCGCGATCTGCTGCGACTGCTCGGCGACCTGCGCGAGCGTCTCAGGACCGTACAGGTGCTGACTGCCGGTGAGGAACCAGACCTCGTACTCGTCGAGGGCGGTGGTGAGCGGCGTGCGGGTCATGGGGTTCCTTGCGTTCTGGCGTGCGGCTGGTGCGGTCGAGGGGGTCAGAGAGCGGCGACCGCGGCGACCTCGACGGCGATGCCGGCGCGGTAGCGGTCGAGATAGGCGGCGTATCCGGCGACGTCGTCGGCCATCGGTTCGGCGACCCGGATGGCGGCACCGGCGAACACACGCTCGGCGAGGTGATCGCCGAGCGGACGGTCGGATCCGAGGTACGCCGCGAGCACGGCGATGCCCCAGGCTCCGCCTTCGGATGCCGTGTCGCCGACGGCGACGGGGGCGTTCAGCGCTCCCGCGAGGAAGCGCTGCGCGACGCCGGCCGTGCGGAAGATGCCACCGTGCGCGAACATCCGGTCGATCGCCACGCCCTCGCCCGCGAGCACCTGCATGCCCAGGGCCAGGGTGCCGAAGACGCCGTACAGCTGGCTGCGCATGACGTTGGCCAGCGTGAAGCGGCTGTCGGGGGTGCGAACGAAGAGCGGGCGGCCCTCGTCGGTGCCGGTGATCGGCTCGCCCGCGAGGTGATTGTAAGCGAGCAGACCGCCCGCGTCCGGTTCTCCGTCGAGCGCCTCGCGGAACAGGGTCTCGAAGACGGCATCCGCCGAGTGCGGGGTTCCGGATGCCTCGGCGAACCGCGCGAACATGCCCACCCAGGCCGCCAGCTCGCTGGCGCCGTTGTTGCAGTGCACCATCGCGACGGCGTCACCCGCGGGCGTGGTGACCAGGTCGAGCTCATGGTGCACTTCGGCGAGCGGACGCTCGAGCACGACCATCGCGAAGATGCTGGTGCCGGCGCTGACGTTTCCGGTTCGGGGAGCCGTGGCGTTCGTCGCGACCATCCCGGTGCCTGCGTCGCCCTCAGGCGGACAGAACGGGATGCCGGGCTGCAGCGCTCCGGTCGGGTCGAGCAGCGCGGCCCCGGCGGTCGTCAGCGCACCGGCCTCGGCACCGGCGACCAGCACCTCGGGCAGCAGCGCGCGCAGGTCGCCGCCGGTGTGGGCGTCGTACCGCTCGATGAGCGGCTGATCGTAGTCGCGCGTCGCCGAGTCGATCGGGAACATGCCCGATGCGTCGCCGATGCCGAGCACGCGCCGCCCCGTCAGCTGCCAGTGCACGTAGCCGGCGAGCGTCGTGAAGAACCGCACCTCGTCGGCGTGCGGCTCGGCGTCGAGCTGGGCCTGGCGCAGATGGGCGATCGACCAGCGCAGCGGGATGTTGACGCCGAGCAGCTCGGTCAGCTCGGCTGCCGCAGGGCCGGTGTTCGTGTTGCGCCAGGT is a window of Microbacterium esteraromaticum DNA encoding:
- the araA gene encoding L-arabinose isomerase, which encodes MTRTPLTTALDEYEVWFLTGSQHLYGPETLAQVAEQSQQIAHLLDEADETPVRIVWKPVLTDSVAIKRIALEANAADNVIGLVAWMHTFSPAKMWIAGLDALQKPLAHLHTQANVELPWADIDFDFMNLNQAAHGDREFGYIQTRLGVPRKTVVGHASDPRVRQELGTWQRAAAGLAAARSLKLARFGDNMRFVAVTEGDKTEAELRFGVQVNTWGVNDLADAVAAASEQEIDALVAEYEELYEVASELRAGGERHQSLRDGAAIEIGLRSFLEEGGFGAFTTSFEDLGELKQLPGLAVQRLMAEGYGFGAEGDWKTAILVRVANVMGAGLPGGASLMEDYTYDMTPGDELILGAHMLEVSPSLTTAKPTLEVHPLGIGGKGDPVRLVFTADPGPAVVVALSDMRDRFRLTANVVENVEPRAALPKLPVGRAVWKPAPDFTTSAAAWLTAGAAHHTVMSTAVGIDAFRDFAEMAEIELLVIDESTTLPEFQKQVRWNQAYYRLAQGL
- a CDS encoding xylulokinase, whose amino-acid sequence is MSATAEAIRSGRTALGIELGSTRIKACLIDADTHEVLATGFHDWENRFENRLWTYSLDAVWNGLQEAYAGLIADAYDRYGIRPSTFGTIGISAMMHGYLAFDRSGDLLVPFRTWRNTNTGPAAAELTELLGVNIPLRWSIAHLRQAQLDAEPHADEVRFFTTLAGYVHWQLTGRRVLGIGDASGMFPIDSATRDYDQPLIERYDAHTGGDLRALLPEVLVAGAEAGALTTAGAALLDPTGALQPGIPFCPPEGDAGTGMVATNATAPRTGNVSAGTSIFAMVVLERPLAEVHHELDLVTTPAGDAVAMVHCNNGASELAAWVGMFARFAEASGTPHSADAVFETLFREALDGEPDAGGLLAYNHLAGEPITGTDEGRPLFVRTPDSRFTLANVMRSQLYGVFGTLALGMQVLAGEGVAIDRMFAHGGIFRTAGVAQRFLAGALNAPVAVGDTASEGGAWGIAVLAAYLGSDRPLGDHLAERVFAGAAIRVAEPMADDVAGYAAYLDRYRAGIAVEVAAVAAL